One window of the Halonatronomonas betaini genome contains the following:
- the nuoF gene encoding NADH-quinone oxidoreductase subunit NuoF, with protein sequence MKSLEELKEIRDKYRDEIQIRKKDSGKEHIHKAHVMVCTGTGCVSSGARDVVDEFNEELGSRNLKDEVKVVGTGCHGLCERGPLVIVYPEGTFYSEITRDDVAEIVEEHIIDGEIVERLLYEDKSGKKIAGYSDIDFYKQQKRIALKNCGKIDPESIEEYFAEGGYEALGKVINELSPGEVIEMVKDSGLRGRGGGGFPTGLKWSFAAEAPGDKKYVICNADEGDPGAFMDRSVLEGDPHGIIEGMVISAYAIGADEGYIYVRAEYPLAVKRLKKAIKDAEEYGILGDNIYGSDFSFKLHVKEGAGAFVCGEETALMESIEGNRGMPTPRPPYPATKGLWGKPTNINNVETLVNVPYIILEGPEKFAEVGTEGSKGTKVFALTGKVNNTGLVEIAMGTTLREIIFDIGGGVQGGKEFKAVQTGGPSGGCVPKEHLDLSIDYESLLDVGAMMGSGGMVVMDEDTCMVDVARFFLDFTQSESCGKCTPCRIGTKRMLQILERITQGDGQEGDIDLLLELGDRIKETSLCGLGQTAPNPVLSTIKFFRDEYEAHINDNVCPTGSCDDLALPYWIDKDICIGCTACVNECPVDAISGERKEPHVIDEDVCISCGACAEICPVDAIFQK encoded by the coding sequence GTGAAATCTTTAGAAGAATTAAAAGAGATTAGGGATAAGTATAGAGATGAAATTCAGATAAGAAAGAAGGATTCGGGCAAAGAACATATTCATAAAGCCCATGTTATGGTCTGTACCGGTACAGGCTGTGTATCATCAGGGGCTAGAGATGTTGTTGATGAGTTTAATGAAGAGCTTGGAAGTAGAAATCTTAAAGATGAAGTTAAAGTGGTCGGGACAGGCTGTCATGGGCTCTGTGAACGGGGTCCACTGGTAATTGTTTATCCAGAGGGCACATTTTATTCTGAGATTACAAGAGATGATGTGGCTGAGATAGTTGAAGAACATATTATTGATGGTGAAATTGTTGAAAGATTATTATATGAAGATAAATCTGGCAAGAAGATTGCCGGATATAGTGATATTGATTTTTATAAGCAGCAGAAACGGATTGCTCTAAAAAACTGTGGTAAGATTGACCCTGAAAGCATAGAAGAATATTTTGCTGAAGGTGGATATGAAGCTTTAGGAAAAGTTATCAATGAGTTAAGTCCCGGGGAAGTTATTGAAATGGTAAAGGATTCTGGTCTCAGAGGACGAGGTGGCGGCGGTTTTCCGACTGGTTTGAAATGGTCATTTGCTGCTGAAGCTCCTGGTGATAAGAAGTATGTTATCTGTAATGCAGATGAAGGTGATCCTGGAGCTTTTATGGACCGGAGTGTTTTAGAAGGTGATCCCCATGGAATTATAGAAGGAATGGTAATCTCTGCTTATGCTATCGGTGCTGATGAAGGTTATATTTATGTCAGGGCTGAATATCCACTGGCTGTTAAGCGACTTAAAAAAGCGATAAAAGATGCTGAAGAATATGGAATTTTAGGAGATAATATATATGGTTCAGATTTCTCCTTTAAATTACATGTCAAAGAGGGTGCTGGAGCCTTTGTTTGTGGTGAAGAGACTGCTTTAATGGAGTCTATAGAAGGCAATAGGGGTATGCCTACACCTCGTCCTCCATATCCAGCGACAAAGGGTCTCTGGGGTAAACCTACTAATATAAATAATGTTGAGACTCTGGTTAATGTGCCCTATATAATATTAGAAGGTCCTGAGAAATTTGCTGAAGTCGGTACCGAGGGTAGCAAAGGAACTAAAGTATTTGCTTTAACTGGAAAAGTTAATAATACTGGTCTAGTTGAAATTGCAATGGGTACAACTTTAAGAGAAATTATATTTGATATTGGTGGCGGTGTTCAGGGTGGCAAGGAATTTAAAGCTGTCCAGACTGGTGGCCCATCAGGTGGTTGTGTTCCTAAAGAGCATCTTGATTTAAGTATTGATTATGAATCTTTATTAGATGTTGGCGCTATGATGGGTTCTGGTGGTATGGTTGTTATGGATGAAGATACCTGTATGGTTGATGTTGCAAGGTTCTTTTTAGATTTCACCCAGAGTGAATCCTGTGGAAAATGTACTCCCTGTAGAATAGGTACTAAAAGAATGTTACAGATTTTAGAGAGGATTACCCAGGGAGATGGCCAGGAAGGTGATATTGATCTGCTTCTTGAATTAGGAGATAGAATTAAAGAGACATCATTATGTGGATTGGGCCAGACAGCACCTAATCCTGTTTTAAGTACGATAAAATTCTTTAGAGATGAATATGAGGCTCATATAAATGATAATGTCTGTCCTACAGGGAGCTGTGATGATTTGGCTCTTCCTTATTGGATAGATAAAGATATTTGTATTGGTTGTACAGCCTGTGTAAATGAATGTCCTGTTGATGCTATTAGTGGTGAGAGAAAAGAACCCCATGTTATAGATGAAGATGTATGTATTTCATGTGGAGCATGCGCTGAGATCTGTCCAGTTGATGCTATTTTTCAAAAATAA
- the nuoE gene encoding NADH-quinone oxidoreductase subunit NuoE, producing MTCACNGEKTDEKFFEPLYKVFEEYETDEKNLIPVLQNAQDAYGYLPEEVLKEISSYMKIPLCKVYGVVTFYTQFHLEPRGDNIIRVCMGTACHVRGAGDVYDVIQEELGINDGETTEDLKFTLERVACIGACGLAPVIMVNDNTHGRLTPDKTREVLDTYR from the coding sequence ATGACATGTGCCTGTAATGGAGAGAAGACTGATGAGAAATTTTTTGAACCATTATATAAGGTCTTTGAAGAGTATGAAACTGATGAGAAAAATTTAATACCGGTTTTGCAGAATGCTCAGGATGCATATGGGTATCTCCCTGAGGAAGTCCTCAAGGAGATATCCTCCTATATGAAAATTCCACTATGTAAAGTTTATGGAGTTGTAACTTTTTATACTCAGTTTCACCTTGAACCTAGAGGGGATAATATTATCCGGGTCTGTATGGGAACTGCCTGTCATGTTCGTGGAGCCGGTGATGTTTATGATGTTATTCAGGAAGAGCTTGGAATTAATGATGGTGAGACTACTGAAGACCTAAAATTTACACTTGAAAGGGTAGCCTGTATCGGTGCCTGTGGACTTGCTCCAGTAATAATGGTGAATGATAATACACATGGAAGGTTAACCCCTGATAAAACCAGGGAGGTACTGGATACTTACAGGTAA